Proteins encoded in a region of the Megalops cyprinoides isolate fMegCyp1 chromosome 3, fMegCyp1.pri, whole genome shotgun sequence genome:
- the LOC118775616 gene encoding 60S ribosomal protein L39: MSSHKTFRIKRFLAKKQKQNRPIPQWIRMKTGNKIRYNSKRRHWRRTKLGL, from the exons ATG TCCTCCCACAAGACCTTCCGCATCAAGCGCTTCCTCGcaaagaagcagaagcagaaccGGCCGATCCCGCAGTGGATCCGCATGAAAACCGGCAACAAGATCAG GTACAACTCCAAGAGGAGACACTGGAGGAGGACCAAACTGGGCCTGTAA